The following is a genomic window from Hemitrygon akajei unplaced genomic scaffold, sHemAka1.3 Scf000058, whole genome shotgun sequence.
ctgggacaagctgcggcagccagatctctggcattgagtctggttcTGCCGTGCAGAAcggagggaggaggaagaggagagcggtagtgataggggactccatagtcaggggttcagacaggagatactgtggttgtgacagagactcccggatggtttgttgcctcccgggtgccatgggcagggatgtctctgattgcctgcacagcattctgaggtgggagggtgatcagccagatgtcgtggtacacattggtaccaatgacacaggtagaaagagtcaggatgtcctgaagagtgagtacagaaagcttggtaggaagttgaaaaacaggagatagagggtagtaatctccggattgctgcctgtgccacgtgccagtgagggtaagagtgcgatgctctggcagatgaacacgtggctgagaaactggtgtagggggcagggtttcagatttctagatcatcggGACCTCTTTCAGGGGCagttgggacctgtacaagagagatgggttacacctgaactacaagggcaccaatatacttgcagggaggtttgctagttttgttggggagggtttaaactagacgggaaccagagtgccagagtagatagtggaacgggggtaaaaataaatgatgttggtagttcatgcaaagtcacaaatagcaaggttgtgtgtggtggtaataatcttctgaggtgtgtatatttcaaagcgTGGAGTATTGTGgtaaaggcagatgagctgagggcctggattgacacatggaattacgacatcatagccattactgaaacttggctacaggaggggcaggactggcagctcagtgttccagggttccaatgtttcagacgtgatagaggcagagagatgaagggtgggtggtggctttgctagtcagggaaaatactacagcagtgcttcggcaggacagattagatggcttgtctactgaggccatatgggtggagctgagaaacaggaaggtatgaccacattaatagggttgtattatggactacccaatagtcagcgagaattggaggagcaaatctgcaaagagacaacagacaactgcaggagacagaaatttgtgattgtagaggattttaattttccacacattgattgggactcccatactgttaaacgtctagatgggttagagtttgtaaaatgtgttcaggaaagttttctaaatcaatatatagatgtaccaactagggaggatgcaatattagatctcctattaggaaaggagttagggcaggtgacgtaagtgtgtgtaggggagcactttcgttccagtgatcataacgtcattagtttcaacttgatcatggataaagatagatctggtcctcgggttgacgtTCTAAACCTGAAaagggccaaatttgaagaaatgagaagagatctaaaaatcgtagattgggacaggttgttctctgacaaggatgtgattggtaggtgggagaccttcaaaggagaaatacagagagtaaaggagggagcttaggacacagccctgaggggctcctgtgttgagggtcagaggggcagaggtgagggagctcactcttaccacctgctggtgatctgacaggaaatccaggacccagctgcacaaggcagggtgaaggccgaggtctctgagcttcttgtcaagcctggagggaatgatggtattgaatgctgaactgtagtctaataacatcattctcacataagcatccctcttctccagatgtttaaggaggtgtgcagagcagtggctattgtgtcatctgttgatgggttgtgtcggtaggtgaattgtagggggtccagtgtgggtggtaacaagctgcagatgcagtccttgaccagtctctcgaagcatttgcttattattgaggtgagtgcgacaggacgccagacgTTCAGGCATGATGCCTTAGttgttttaggtacaggaacaatggtggatgatttgaagcaggagggaactctACAGTAGGAGAGGGTGAGATTAACAATATCCgtaaatacacctgccagttgtgccgcacgcatcctgagtacccgccctgggacgccgtccggtcccgcaggcttgcgactgtccactcgttggaaacacctgcgaacttcagcctcagagatgaccaatgtgcaggtcactttgtcggctctcctcggggtctcagtgttggcgatatcgaacttagatcctctgggagacaggcagcgatgttggcagcaccactgcacttagctctgaagtctgcattggggtgcagagcttgccataagctgtgtgtgttgttggtggagagctgtgcctgaatacgatctctgtattgtcgtttcgctgcctggatgactttgcacagatcggagctgaatttcttgagctcctgctgatcaccGGCAATGTAAGCAGTCGGTCACACGGCAAGTGCTGTTCACACGGAACTGTTGATGCAAATTTTGTGGTTTGGGAAGTCCTGACCGATTTCTGAAGGAATTCATCTCCCCTCTGTGAGAATAACACACAACTGGGGGATGTTGTtattacacagctgtgataataacagccgggAACTCCCTTGGCAGCCGGAAAGGtttacacagcagcaccaggtactccagatctGGGGAACAAAAGGGTTTGAGGGCATGGAGATTCCGGGGTTCCACCAAGCATTAATGATCATGAAACATACCCTAAACCCTGTTCTCTTCCCAAataggggtgggtgtgtgtgtgtgtgtgtgtgtgtgtgtgtgtgtgtgtgtgtgtgtgtgtgtgtgtgtgtgtgtgtgtgtgtgtgtgtgtgtgtgtgtgtgtgtgtgtgtgtgtgtctgtgcggggggtggtggtggtggtgtgtgtgtgtctgtgtctgtgaggggggGTGGTGGTACTAGATGACGACACGATTGTTGGTGACGGTaggggccaattctggatctgtggACTCGGGAGCAGTTGGGACAGAgggacagctgggatgcaggcgcttgggtagttggatccttcttgcatcccctcttcttttcagcagtcgctcttctggGTTCCTCAGAATTCCTGGCTTTTCCGTGGATCGGCGGCTGCCACTCGTTGACCTCCATATTTACCTGAGAGAGCCTCTGCTTAATTTGGTCCTTGTACCTCCTGCGCGGGGCACCacgatctctcttgccctgagagagttctctgtagagtactgctttcggtaacctggagttatccatgcgagacatgtggcctgtcagacggtggatctggctgagcagcgaagtggcttcagggcctggaagttgaacatatatagctgtgcatgtctgtgtgattatatgaaatattaaactaaataagtagtgcagaaatagaaatttaaaaagagattagtgagtcactatcgatgggttcaatgtccattcagaaactggatggcagaggagaagttgctcctgaatcgttgagtgtgcgccttACTCCGTTCCTCgtgaaccagacggtgatgcagccagttacaatgctctgcaAGTCACACCTGTAGAAATATTCGAGTGATGCTGGAAACTCtggatgaaatatagccactgttgtgccttctttgtagctgcatcgatatattgggtccaggttagatactcggagatattgacagccaggaatttggaattgctcactctttccacatcatatccctctgtgaggactgatGTGTCGTGTTCCCTCAGCTTgccttttctgaaatccacaattagctctattGACATACTTTCATAACGcaagcaggattcagcactccgacATGCATATGCAACTCCGATAAGGGGTACACATCACTGAACGTAAATGAAAGCATAACCCATAAAAGTGAAGAAACTATCATAATAGTAGAAaacgttaaccaatggaagagtctgACTCCCCACGGAGGACATCCACACGATCTGAGCCgattagatgtcgacaaggaagcgtcgagcccctgtctcagagttggagacttcttcccagaaacagaagggatcattgtagcaatacaggacaaggttgttgacacatgtagttatcaataatacagaataaacggCTAATAGATCCAAGACGATATATGCTGAAAATTATAAGAGAAACTACAAACAATCCGACTTTACAAGATCCTGCAGTAGTTCAACTGAATCTCAATACTTGCACAAGCACAATAAAATGGCaaacaacattcacaaaaacATTGCTTAAACTACAACTAATGAAAAACACCATAATTTACTAAACGTACAAGCCTCTTCcacttttagagttagagtccttcatatcatactgcgtacgatcattatttcagataggataaTACTTGATCTGCGTTCGGATGTaattttacaggataaacaagcaaaagcaactttttaaatatatatagccattccaaacacacataacttacagaaatgaatTAGTAAAAAAATACCAGAAATGTGTTGAATTGAAAGGGCaaaatgaaagactatggaacacgaaCAGGGTATTATTTATCCCAATCGTAATATCGATAACTGTTATCATCCTAAAGGCTTTACAGAATAGTATTAATAAATTAGGCCCACACGGCGATACTTGTGTAAATCTTCGAAAACCCATAACACTATACACCACGAGAATAGTCTGAAATCTCCTATCAATTGAAACATGAGTATGCTTGGCGATGCCTgtacctcaagttttaccagtttaggctatgaaaataataataataataataataataacttatttctAAAGCACCTTTCATCCAGACGATGCCGTTCAAACCGCATCAcaacgggataaagtgcaaactagaaaatgaaagacaaaatgtgtcagtcctaatatacacctcagacttctgcacagtactgtagtttaaGGTGTTGATTTCTACAGTTTAGGAACATAGTCCCAAAAAAACTCAACGCTgacctcccaatgatcctttggccttctaccttatcgtctgcctgcactgcattttctcggcaactgaaacaccgtttccctgaactattctgttccatttttccttgtacaaactcattgcaccgatgtgatgtaatgatctatttggatcgcatgcagaaaagttttccattttacagtggtgcatgtcacaataataaaccaatttactgattcattgtcaataatacagcgccccttggttgcttaagattgttataaccgggggggaggggggggtgacaGTGCGTATGAGCTGCCAcggcctattaaatgctccctggTGGCGAGTAGCCTCTGTCCAGCTCTTGGTCTTCACGTGCGGTTTAGCCACTAATCCCGGTGGAAGCGTTtcttcccacaggagaaggggcagaggcgggtcactggtgccttacaaccagtcgctttgggcagatggggcttgtcggctgtgattggcagctcacccaggaacaagaaaactctgatctcaaaactccactgccttgtaactgtaacccctcatggggaagagtttgggagtaaacccaatgggaaaagcctggagctggagtccctgagtcagtgttaaatggtgttcaacgcagactggcatctcctgcaacacctctggtgccaagctgtgtcagtCTATGTCGTTCCTTTGTgtacatcagatgcatggagagaggaagcttGCTACATAGGCAGAAGCTCCCTCTCCATATCGGAGTGTCCCGGCTTGCAGGGACaggacatccatggtcgactctgacaGACGGAGGCCTCATTAGACAGCGCCCCATACCCCCACAGCAAGACTGATGAGTAGCAGTTGCCaagacttcaccaccctctcccacaaaCACGATGTACATCACTGAGACAGACCCTTGTGGCTTCTTCCATTAACACAGATTCCATCTTtccaccaatcctccatcactgcgattgaaaactacccattttcattcctgtcattccgatgggttatcgatccgcaacttcactgtgattcttccccagacgctgcccgacttgagtatttcccgcgtattctgctcctgttttgatgcaagagcagtggacacctgtggctccccagtgtgcagattggccaaaatgcacagtgtcctgctctTCATAGTTCCACACCAGATCAACATTAACATCCTCTGTTAATGAGgcaaacaatgctttaaatatagtgaaatgttgttgtaacgggagtgcagtcaaaaactttattgtcattccaaccgtacatcagctctgcagggtagaatgagacagcgtttcccaggagcagtgcaatcataacataacaaacgcaacactaaataataaacacaacaataaataataaaacacaacagccacatgtcactTTAAATCAAGTTGTAAGTGCCCGGTGCAAGTTagaagtgtccaaagcagagtcagataGAACAGctgtttagcagtctgactgcctgtgggaggaagctgttcagtagccttgtggttttagttttgatgctcctgtaacgtttgcctgatggcagaagaacaaacagttcagggagagggtgtgaggggtttttaatgatgtaccgtgtcttctggaggcatcgacgttgaaagaggtcttggacagaaggtagggagaccccaataaccttctctgctcccctaaccaccccctgcaaggcttttttgtcggcagcactgcagctggagtaccaggttgtgatgcaaaaggtcagcacactctcaaccacgcctctgtagaatgtagttaagatgttagtggggagtgatgcttgtttaagcttcctcagaaagtgcaatcaggGGAATGTTCACCTTCACAAATAACTAGAACCAGAGCATGAGGATTGGACATTTTCAGGGACATCCATTGCTGTCAATTCCGTGTCTGCgaacagaattttactttctgtcctaatatccatggaagcactgaatttattcatgtaatctcaaacactgaatgctgaaataccgttataaagttctttgtcagaTGAGCCATTTAACGTTTtgaatatgttctctgttcccatggaagatgttcaacagaaacacaaggaaactctgcgggcacaaactgaaacactgagagtgaacacgatcctgatgacggagaaggtgaaggttttccagctggctgatcgatacgctgagctcacggtcatttctactgttcgagatcggacactggtggaacatgagctgctggcaagaggcagagaccatgagGATTATAGAGAGAAACAACTCCGCagtcagctggaaaaaatccgtactgatcagttattccagagcagcttttcccggagtaaatccaaatctgggagttcagcagcagtggccggagtcccggggatcgggaaaacaacgatggtacaaaagattgtttatgactgggccacggggaaaatataccaacaattccagtttgtcttcagtttcaaattccgagatTTAAACACCGTTAATTgtagaataaacctgagggatctgattctggatcagtatccttactttgggaatatcctgagagaagtctggaagaacccagagggattactgtttatattcgatggtttagatgaattcaaacacaaaatcgattttgcggacagtcggagagatacagaacccaagcaccagtgcccagatcccgagtggtggtgtgaagtgtctgacattgtgtatagtttaatccagggcaagctgctcccagggtgttcagtgctggtgaccacccgtcccactgcgttacatttattggaaaaggcggaGATCAGTGtccgggctgaaatcctgggatttcttgatgaggaacggaaggaatatttcatcagacattttgaagatcagacggtggccgaagctgttttcaaacacgtgaaggagaacgagatcctgtacaccatgagctacaacccctcctactgctggatcctcgctctggcactgggccccttcttcacacaaagagtcagggacccacagcgagttcccaagaccatcacccaactgtactcctactatatttacaacatcctgaaaaaccacggccgtgagattgagaacccccgtgatgtgttactcagggtgggtcagatggccttcagaggagtgtccgagaagaagattgtgtttacagatggagatttgatcaagtacaatcttcagccttcccagttcctgtccgggttcctgatggagcttttggagagagaggattctgcccagagtgtggtgtacacattcccacacctcactatCCAAGaatttgtagctgcagtcgcacaattcttGAATCCACATCCTGGGGATATCCTgatattcctcactgaagcccacaacatgacagatgggcgatttgaggtatttctccgttttgttgctggtctcacctccccaatgacagctcggggcctggaggagtttctgggtccatttcttcatgaaacaacctgccgggtgattgactgggtgaaggaggaggttaaacgcaaGAGTGGAAACACAGGGAGTGAAGcaggtaaaaggagcctcctgaacacattgcactacctgtttgagtctcagaatcgtggactggctcaggtcgcactgggatctgtgaaaacactttcattcagtggaataacactgaccccgattgactgtgcggtcctgtctcatgccatcggactctgtgatacaataaaacacctcaaccTGGAGAACTGccgcattcagtgtgaaggaatccagcggctgggacccgggctgcacaagtgccaggagttgaggtaacttgatttatctctcactcggAACTGTGAAACAGTTCTATTGTGTCATTTCAATGTAAAGAGATTTGGGTTAAACTGtgataaatcagattgtgaagaaaactgacaaatgcccaggggatcagtcagtaattccccaaggacgggtgggttctgtggttccttgtgaagggatgttggagacttcatcagatcagtgaacaacgaccattggtttaatggtagtaaatcacaggaatggctgtgtttcctgctgcctgtgacacgtccattgacaatgttccttctcactgttactgacacccataccgacactgactgcagcaggtgggtcagagattcacacccccttcccagtgagggacaagagaccgtcagcagactgtcccagtgagaacgaaagaaataccattgtgagattgtcctcccctgcccttgatagtgtgtgactttgctcactaccagatacacAGAGAGCGAGGCCACATCGCCTCTGGgtctctgttcagacccaacacacacgtacaaaaattttctgcatcctctcgtcttgtaggattatcgtttacccttggaatcctcctgtgggactttTTATCACAATCCCCCTTCGATTTTTAGGGATCTCGTcgccatccccattcctcctgtgggctctctattaCCCTTTCCTCATCCTCCAGTGAAATGTCTTTTCCCCACCCACTTCCTGcaggatctttcttccccatgccccttcttccggtgggatctctcttcctcattccacttcctcctgtgggttctcccttccccattcccttccctccAGTGGTATCCATTCCcacccccccttcctcctgtgggatctctctaccccattccccttcctcctgtcagatctcttttccccatcccccatccgcctatgggatctctcttcacaaatccccttcatcctgtgggatctcacttccccatccccctcccgcctgtgggatctctcctccccattccccttcgtcctgtcagatctctctttcccatcccccttcctactgtgggatctctcttccccatcccccttcctcctgtcagatctcttTTCCCCAGCCCCCATccgcctatgggatctctcttcgcaaACCCCCTTCAACCTGCcagatctatcttccccatctcccttcctcctgtgggatctcactttcaCATCtgccttccgcctgtgggatctcacatccccatctctcttcctcctgttggatctctcctccccatttcccttcctcccgtcagatctctctaccccatcctccttcctcctgtgggatctctcttccccatcccacttcttcctgtgggaactgACCTCCCAATATTCCTTCATAGAATCgtaaaatcatagaacactacagcacagaaaacaagccattcggcccttctgctctgtgccaaaactttattccgatagtcccattgacctgcacccagtccataacactccagacctctcccagCCATGCATCTATCAGAcatattcttaaaacttaagagtgtgtctgcattttccacatcagatagcagctcgttccacactctcacaactctctgagtgaggacgttccccctaaacctttcccctttcaccctgaagcaaagtccttttgtaatttatctctcctaatccgtGTGGAAAGTGCCCATTCGcatctaccctgtctataccctcgtaattgtgtaaacttctatcaaatctcccctcattcttctgcgctccaaggaataaagtcctaacctgttcaatctttccttgtgactcaactcctgaagagccggcaacatcctcgtagatcttttctgcacactttcagtcttactgatatccgtcctatagttcagtgaccagaactgcacacaatactccaaatttggcctcaccaatgtcttatacaacctcaccataacattccaactcctatactcagctttgatttatgaatgccaggatgccaaaagccttctttacaaccttgtctccctgtgacaacactttcagggaattgtgtatctgaactcccagatccctttcttcctgcgcactcctcagtgccctaccatttactgtgtatgccctaccttgatttgtccttccaaaatgcaacacctcacacttgtctgcattaaattccatctgccattttctggcccatgttgccagttggtccagatccctctgcaagctttgaaagccttcctcgctgtccacaacgcctccaatcttagtgtcatcagcaaacttgctgatccaatttatcacactaTCATCTAGCTCaatgatatagacaacaaacaacaatggtcccagcacagatccctgagacacaccactagtcacaggcctccagtgtgAGAAGCAatgatccactaccactctctgtcttctcacacacagccaatttcgaatccaatctacaacctctccatggatacctactgtctgaaccttctgaacaaACCTCTcaagtgggaccttgtcaaaagccttactaaagttcatgtagacaacatccacagcctttccttcatgtgCATTCTTGGTAgcctcctcgaaaaacactacaggattcattaaacacgatctgccatgaacaaagccatgctgactatctctaatcagcccatggttgtccaaatccttgtatatccgatctctcagaacaccttccaataatttacctaataccaatgtcaggctcactggcctgtaattacctggtttacctttggagcctttttcaaacaacggaacaacatgagctaccctccaatcctctggcactgcaATTGTGgcgaaggacattttaaatatttctgccaggaccctgcaatttctacactagtctctctcaaggtccgagaaagtatcatgtcaggcctgggggatttatttacctttatttgctgtaaggcagtaagcacctcctcctctttaatctctatatgttccataaaacacagaatagtacagcacattacagtcccttcggcccacaatgttgtgccgaccctcaaaccctgcctgccatataaccccccaacttaaattGCTCCATATGCCTGtcgagtagtctcttaaacttcactagtgtatctgcctccaccactgactcaggcagtgcattccacgcacgaaccactctctgagtgaaaaaccttcctctaatatcccccttgaacttccctcccctgaccttaaagccatgtcctcttgtactgagcagtgttgccctggggaagaggcgctggctgtccaatcTGTCTATTCctgttaatatcttgtacacctctatcatgtctcctctcatcctccttctttccaaagagtaaagccctagctcccttcatctctgatcataatccatactctctaaaccaggcagaatcctggtaaatctcctctgtaccctttccaatgcttccacatccttcctatagtgaagtgaccagaactggacgcagtaccccaagtgtggcctaactagagttttacagagctgcatcattacatcgcgtctcttaaactctatcccttgacttatgaaagctaacaccccataagccttcttaactaccctatctaccagtgaggcaactttcagggatttgtggacatgtatcccctgatccctgtgctcctccacactaccaactaaattgccatttactttgtactctgccttggagtttgtccttccgaagtgtaccacctcacacttctccgggttgaactccatctgccacttctcagcccacttctgcatcctatcaatgtctctctgcaatcgtcgacaatcctctacactatctacaacaccaccaacctttgtgtcgtctgcaaacttgccaacccacccttcgacctccacatccaggtcgttaataaaaatcacaaaaagtagaggtcccagaacagatccttgcgggacaccactagtcacaaccctccaatcagaTTGTTCTACCTCCACCATGAccatctgccttctgcaggcaagccaattctgaatccacctggccaaacttccctggatcctatgccttctgactttctgaataagcctaccatgtggaaccttgtcaaatgccttaccaaaatccttgtagatcacatccgctgcactaccctcatctataggTCTGGTCACCTccacaaagaactctatcaggcatgttaggcacgatctgcccttcacaaagccatgctgactgtccctgatcagaccatgatactctaaatgcccatagatccgatctctaagaatcatttccaacagctttcccaccacagatgtaaggctcactgatctataattacctggactatacctactacctt
Proteins encoded in this region:
- the LOC140721638 gene encoding NACHT, LRR and PYD domains-containing protein 3-like, with product MNIGQGLSELPTQLIDVQQKHKETLRAQTETLRVNTILMTEKVKVFQLADRYAELTVISTVRDRTLVEHELLARGRDHEDYREKQLRSQLEKIRTDQLFQSSFSRSKSKSGSSAAVAGVPGIGKTTMVQKIVYDWATGKIYQQFQFVFSFKFRDLNTVNCRINLRDLILDQYPYFGNILREVWKNPEGLLFIFDGLDEFKHKIDFADSRRDTEPKHQCPDPEWWCEVSDIVYSLIQGKLLPGCSVLVTTRPTALHLLEKAEISVRAEILGFLDEERKEYFIRHFEDQTVAEAVFKHVKENEILYTMSYNPSYCWILALALGPFFTQRVRDPQRVPKTITQLYSYYIYNILKNHGREIENPRDVLLRVGQMAFRGVSEKKIVFTDGDLIKYNLQPSQFLSGFLMELLEREDSAQSVVYTFPHLTIQEFVAAVAQFLNPHPGDILIFLTEAHNMTDGRFEVFLRFVAGLTSPMTARGLEEFLGPFLHETTCRVIDWVKEEVKRKSGNTGSEAGKRSLLNTLHYLFESQNRGLAQVALGSVKTLSFSGITLTPIDCAVLSHAIGLCDTIKHLNLENCRIQCEGIQRLGPGLHKCQELRLGLNGLGDSGVKLVSAALRNPECKIQTLQLRDVGLIDSGVEDLASALSTNPSLTELDLSRNKLGNSGVKLVSAALRNPECKIQKLWLRDVGLTDSGDEDLASALSTNPSLTELDLSENKLGDSGVKLVSAALGNPECKIQTLWLRDVGLTDSGVEDLASALSTKPSLTDLYVSGNKLGDSGVKLVSAALGNPECKIQTLWLNKVGLTDSGAEDLASALSTNPSLTVLNLASNSLTDRSVPALCRLIRTLPSLKRIQLRGNRFSETGGKQLRSLRELRPRLRVDLNI